The following proteins are co-located in the Deinococcus metallilatus genome:
- a CDS encoding elongation factor G encodes MVSVAAHSGAGKTTLSEALLVASGALPRAGRVEDGTTQSDHTEAEKQHGFSITTGVLRLNRDGTDITLLDTPGYADFVREIRGGIRAADSALIVVSAVSGVEVGTERVWATADRFEMPRVVVIGKMDRERANFYAVLADIRASLKGPVAAAFLPVGEGPGFRGVLDVLAADPEEVPGELRAALREAREGLVDTIVETDDDLMNRYLEGEEIGTDELRAAFLRAVHAGSLYPVLPVSAETGVGIPELLNLMVEGLRSAPERGVLTGLDGQTREPTPDAPASARVWRVSVDPFVGKLAYIRVWSGTIRPGDTLRNTTRGVDVKPAHLYVVSGKDLTEVPELRAGMIGVLTKIPELHTGDTLADPAHPIEYDPLVLPDPAHTVALFPKTRQDEDRLSAAVARLLDEDPTLHFTREAQTGELLLSGMGDMHTTIAVEKLAALGVNVETGVPQIPYRETIRASAQAQGKHKKQSGGHGQYGDCHLRLDPGEGTAFRSEVVGGAIPGKYLPSIEKGVGDAMQKGPLAGYPMQDVHVAVTHGSYHDVDSSDLAFRTAGALAFRNAVEGAKPVLLEPVVLLKVRAPASFTGDLISDLQTRRARVQGMDPEGTVITITAVVPQSELQTYSADLRSLTGDRGAFSVKPYGYQDLPEHLAKKVIEARKAAAG; translated from the coding sequence ATTGTGAGTGTCGCCGCGCACAGCGGCGCGGGAAAAACCACGCTCTCGGAGGCCCTGCTCGTCGCCAGCGGGGCCTTGCCGCGTGCCGGGCGGGTGGAGGACGGCACCACCCAGAGTGACCACACCGAGGCCGAGAAACAGCACGGTTTCTCCATCACCACCGGCGTCCTGCGGCTGAACCGTGACGGCACCGACATCACCCTGCTGGACACGCCTGGTTACGCCGACTTCGTGCGCGAGATTCGCGGCGGCATCCGCGCGGCGGATTCGGCCCTGATCGTGGTGAGTGCCGTGAGCGGGGTGGAGGTCGGCACCGAGCGGGTGTGGGCCACCGCCGACCGCTTCGAGATGCCGCGCGTGGTGGTGATCGGCAAGATGGACCGCGAGCGCGCCAACTTCTACGCCGTGCTGGCTGATATCCGCGCGAGTTTAAAAGGCCCGGTCGCGGCGGCCTTCCTGCCGGTAGGGGAGGGGCCGGGCTTCCGGGGCGTGCTGGACGTGCTGGCGGCGGACCCGGAAGAGGTGCCGGGCGAACTGCGCGCCGCCTTGCGCGAGGCCCGCGAGGGGCTGGTGGACACCATCGTCGAAACCGACGACGACCTGATGAACCGCTATCTGGAAGGCGAGGAGATCGGCACGGACGAACTGCGCGCCGCCTTCCTGCGCGCCGTCCACGCGGGCAGCCTCTACCCGGTCCTTCCGGTCAGCGCCGAGACGGGCGTAGGTATTCCCGAACTGCTGAACCTGATGGTGGAAGGGCTGCGGAGTGCCCCCGAGCGCGGCGTGCTGACCGGCCTGGACGGGCAGACGCGCGAGCCGACGCCGGACGCGCCCGCCAGTGCCCGGGTCTGGCGCGTCTCGGTGGACCCCTTCGTGGGCAAACTCGCCTACATCCGCGTCTGGAGCGGCACCATCCGCCCCGGCGACACCCTGCGGAACACGACGCGCGGCGTGGACGTGAAACCCGCCCACCTGTACGTGGTGAGCGGCAAGGACCTGACGGAAGTGCCCGAACTCCGCGCCGGGATGATCGGCGTGCTGACCAAGATTCCCGAACTGCACACCGGGGACACGCTGGCCGACCCGGCCCATCCCATCGAGTACGACCCGCTGGTGCTGCCCGACCCGGCGCACACCGTCGCCCTGTTTCCCAAAACGCGCCAGGACGAGGACCGTCTCAGCGCCGCCGTCGCCCGCCTGCTGGACGAGGATCCCACCCTGCACTTTACGCGCGAAGCCCAGACCGGCGAACTGCTGCTCTCGGGCATGGGCGACATGCATACGACCATCGCGGTGGAGAAGCTGGCGGCGCTGGGCGTGAACGTGGAGACGGGGGTGCCGCAGATTCCCTACCGGGAAACCATCCGCGCGTCGGCGCAGGCGCAGGGCAAGCACAAGAAGCAGTCGGGCGGGCACGGCCAGTACGGCGACTGCCACCTGCGGCTCGACCCCGGGGAGGGGACCGCCTTCCGCTCGGAGGTGGTCGGCGGCGCGATTCCCGGCAAGTACCTCCCCAGCATCGAGAAGGGCGTGGGGGACGCGATGCAGAAGGGGCCGCTGGCGGGCTACCCGATGCAGGACGTGCATGTCGCCGTCACGCACGGCAGCTATCACGACGTGGACAGCAGCGACCTCGCCTTCCGGACCGCCGGGGCGCTGGCCTTCCGCAACGCGGTGGAGGGCGCCAAGCCCGTCCTCCTCGAACCCGTGGTGCTGCTGAAGGTGCGCGCGCCCGCGAGCTTCACCGGCGACCTGATCAGCGACCTCCAGACCCGCCGCGCCCGCGTGCAGGGCATGGACCCCGAAGGCACCGTCATCACCATCACCGCCGTCGTCCCCCAGTCCGAGCTTCAGACCTACAGCGCCGACCTCCGCAGTCTGACGGGCGACCGGGGCGCCTTCAGCGTGAAGCCCTACGGCTACCAGGACCTGCCCGAACACCTGGCGAAGAAGGTAATCGAGGCGCGGAAGGCGGCGGCGGGGTAG
- a CDS encoding threonine aldolase family protein — MTVTLPRVLADLRSDTVTTPTPEMREAMAQAAVGDDVYGEDPTVNQLQVEVARLTGFEAGLFMPSGTMTNQVAIALHTRRGEEVVCAEGSHIYEWELGMMATFSGVVPRFVPAPLGVPDPEGVRLAVRHSIHQSPTGLISLENTHNKAGGTVIPLEVLAAIRGVADDEGLPLHLDGARVFNAAAALDVPVSEITRHFDTVSICLSKGLGAPVGSVLVGSAAAMKQAHRYRKMMGGGMRQAGVLAAAALIALRDGPARLKADHRRARRLAEALVEAGFDVDLAAVQTNMIYVTLPDAAAQVARWAEQGVLASALGPDSVRFVLHHQVGDEALEEAIRVLTA; from the coding sequence ATGACCGTCACCCTCCCCCGCGTGCTGGCCGACCTCCGTTCCGACACCGTCACCACCCCCACGCCCGAGATGCGGGAGGCGATGGCGCAGGCGGCGGTCGGGGACGACGTGTACGGCGAGGACCCCACCGTCAATCAGCTCCAGGTGGAGGTCGCGCGCCTGACCGGCTTCGAGGCGGGCCTCTTCATGCCCAGCGGCACCATGACCAATCAGGTGGCGATTGCGCTGCACACCCGCCGGGGCGAGGAGGTCGTCTGTGCCGAGGGTTCTCATATCTACGAGTGGGAACTGGGCATGATGGCGACCTTTTCGGGCGTGGTGCCGCGCTTCGTGCCCGCGCCGCTCGGCGTGCCCGACCCGGAGGGGGTGCGCCTGGCGGTCCGGCACTCCATCCATCAGTCGCCCACCGGCCTCATCAGCCTGGAGAACACCCACAACAAGGCGGGCGGCACAGTGATTCCGCTGGAGGTGCTGGCCGCGATCCGGGGCGTGGCAGACGACGAGGGCCTGCCTCTCCACCTCGACGGGGCGCGGGTGTTCAACGCGGCCGCCGCCCTGGACGTGCCCGTTTCGGAGATCACCCGGCACTTCGACACGGTCAGCATCTGCCTCAGCAAGGGGCTGGGGGCCCCGGTCGGCAGCGTGCTGGTGGGCAGCGCCGCCGCCATGAAGCAGGCGCACCGCTACCGCAAGATGATGGGCGGCGGGATGCGGCAGGCCGGAGTGCTGGCCGCCGCCGCGCTGATCGCCCTGCGCGATGGTCCCGCCCGCCTGAAGGCCGACCACCGCCGCGCCCGCCGTCTTGCGGAGGCACTGGTGGAGGCGGGCTTCGACGTGGACCTGGCCGCCGTGCAGACGAACATGATCTACGTGACGCTGCCGGACGCGGCCGCCCAGGTGGCCCGCTGGGCCGAGCAGGGGGTGCTGGCAAGCGCCCTCGGCCCGGACTCGGTGCGCTTCGTGCTGCACCATCAGGTCGGTGACGAGGCGCTGGAGGAGGCCATCCGCGTGTTGACGGCATAA
- a CDS encoding CPBP family intramembrane glutamic endopeptidase has translation MTVPDVPPAVSLATPDVPVPPPVRGIRAVDGNRAALTLLITQNVVSALLLAVHVPLGMTLLGAFVVTVLVGLLFFRPTLTALVRDTRWRTPPSPGLALAAFVLAFLTSRAFTLAFVTLFPQGAGAIPQFLSHGADLWALLLAAGLLVPFAEEVAFRGLMLRGQERAAGFMVAALATTFAFGIAHGVPASVVGILPLAYALARLTQHTGSLWNAVIVHALNNTLAVALGSFLAGRDLGGTAQASMVLNNPGLAVPVALGALLFGVAVLVVLHLWLTPKPDPQVRSAPGPWLSGAYVVILLFGLASAAFTFPTVQEALTHLRGALR, from the coding sequence ATGACGGTTCCGGACGTGCCCCCCGCCGTTTCCCTCGCCACCCCGGACGTGCCGGTCCCGCCGCCCGTTCGCGGCATCCGCGCCGTGGACGGCAACCGCGCCGCGCTGACGCTGCTGATCACGCAGAACGTGGTGTCGGCGCTGCTGCTGGCCGTGCATGTGCCGCTGGGGATGACCCTCCTGGGCGCGTTCGTGGTGACCGTGCTGGTCGGCCTGCTCTTTTTCCGGCCGACCCTGACCGCCCTGGTGCGGGACACGCGCTGGCGCACGCCCCCTTCCCCGGGGCTGGCGCTGGCGGCCTTCGTGCTGGCGTTCCTGACCTCCCGCGCCTTCACGCTGGCCTTCGTGACGCTGTTTCCGCAGGGGGCGGGCGCCATCCCGCAGTTTCTCAGCCACGGGGCGGACCTGTGGGCCTTGCTGCTCGCGGCGGGCCTGCTGGTCCCCTTCGCGGAGGAGGTGGCCTTCCGGGGCCTGATGCTGCGCGGGCAGGAGCGGGCGGCGGGCTTCATGGTCGCGGCGCTGGCGACCACCTTCGCCTTCGGGATCGCGCACGGCGTTCCGGCGAGCGTGGTGGGTATCCTGCCGCTCGCCTACGCGCTGGCCCGGCTGACGCAGCACACCGGCAGCCTGTGGAACGCGGTGATCGTCCACGCGCTGAACAACACGCTGGCGGTCGCGCTGGGCAGTTTCCTGGCGGGCCGTGACCTGGGCGGCACGGCGCAGGCGAGCATGGTGCTGAACAACCCCGGCCTGGCCGTGCCCGTCGCCCTCGGGGCGCTGCTGTTCGGCGTGGCCGTGCTGGTCGTGCTGCACCTGTGGCTTACGCCGAAGCCCGATCCCCAGGTCCGCAGCGCGCCCGGCCCCTGGCTGAGCGGCGCATACGTGGTCATCTTGCTGTTCGGCCTGGCGTCCGCCGCCTTCACCTTCCCCACCGTGCAGGAGGCCCTCACCCACCTGCGCGGGGCCCTGCGGTAA
- a CDS encoding YkvA family protein: MWQRLREFARHLKAELLALSFAARDPRTPWPARALALLVLAYALSPIDLIPDFIPVLGQLDDLLLVPAGLWLALRLIPAEVLADARARAAAHPARLARSAWGLALMLALYALAVWLLWRWWLGPWWQHRS, translated from the coding sequence ATGTGGCAACGGCTGCGCGAGTTCGCCCGGCACCTCAAGGCTGAACTGCTCGCCCTGAGTTTTGCCGCCCGCGACCCGCGCACGCCCTGGCCCGCCCGCGCGCTGGCGCTGCTGGTGCTGGCCTACGCCCTGAGTCCCATCGACCTGATCCCCGACTTCATCCCGGTGCTGGGGCAACTCGACGACCTGCTGCTGGTGCCCGCCGGGCTGTGGCTGGCCCTGCGCCTGATCCCCGCCGAGGTGCTGGCCGACGCCCGCGCCCGGGCCGCCGCCCACCCCGCCCGGCTGGCGCGCAGCGCGTGGGGCCTGGCGCTGATGCTCGCCCTGTACGCGCTGGCCGTGTGGCTGCTGTGGCGTTGGTGGCTGGGTCCCTGGTGGCAGCACCGTTCCTGA
- a CDS encoding DUF456 domain-containing protein has translation MSLAFLVFLVVWIIGMIGTFVPALPATVIIFAGAVAATFIDGFQVWPDLPFLLTFAVLTLLISLVDNVASAWGARRYGGSRQAVWGALIGGLVGLFIPFGLIVGPLAGALVVELFVVRKPVPAALRAAWGTLVGLLTGLAAKLVLHLLLGVYELWRLWDPAKSLFG, from the coding sequence ATGAGCCTGGCTTTTCTCGTGTTTCTGGTCGTGTGGATCATCGGGATGATCGGCACCTTCGTGCCCGCCCTGCCCGCGACGGTCATCATCTTTGCCGGGGCGGTTGCCGCGACCTTTATCGACGGGTTTCAGGTCTGGCCGGATCTGCCCTTCCTGCTGACCTTCGCGGTGCTCACGCTCCTGATCAGCCTGGTGGACAACGTGGCCTCGGCGTGGGGGGCGCGGCGGTACGGTGGCAGCAGGCAGGCCGTCTGGGGGGCCCTGATCGGCGGGCTGGTCGGCCTCTTTATCCCGTTCGGGCTCATCGTGGGGCCGCTGGCGGGGGCGCTGGTCGTGGAGCTGTTCGTGGTCCGCAAACCTGTACCGGCCGCCCTGCGCGCCGCCTGGGGCACCCTCGTCGGCCTGCTGACCGGCCTCGCCGCCAAGCTGGTGCTGCACCTCCTGCTCGGGGTGTACGAACTGTGGCGGCTGTGGGACCCCGCGAAGAGCCTCTTCGGGTAA
- a CDS encoding GGDEF domain-containing protein codes for MSPRSTDRLLAAAQWLAGRAPRRAYPYALEGVRLAQAEFALGTGDPEQLALMLNVQAYIEADLGLMDAAHVSFRRAYEHAAGGQSLATQLRVLNNHALLYLAAGAHDAAERRLELALAIADESGADFPPECRVAPLTNLAQSLTARGEHDRALHLLDTHRAEELAPGQEAAAYLPIVRAEAHLGLAHRARTLERPQEAQAHLAAALEALASTQRLPRPQNPVMLDADHAVIEGRLLDEQGRHAEAAALLGRALARAAGRYAHGEARLSLARGQALLRARNLPAARSELQAALAWHERLGHTPGRLQALEALAALAESEGQAAEALAWTKQLVATLRGQLATQTRRDAPEDAGPADTQALRAQLEAAETLARRDPLTGLANRRQLDDLLPGLVQQATLLRRPLSVLFVDIDHFKHVNDRHSHAVGDRVLRRVAATLREIGDPEALAARYGGEELLLALPDVPLGEAERLAQRLRGQIDRLTWPDQRPERVTISLGVTQVREDDSALTLLARADALLYAAKQAGRNRVAAAP; via the coding sequence ATGTCGCCCCGCAGCACAGATCGCCTGCTCGCCGCTGCCCAGTGGCTGGCGGGCCGTGCGCCGCGCCGGGCCTATCCCTACGCCCTGGAGGGGGTGCGGCTCGCGCAGGCGGAATTCGCGCTGGGCACGGGTGACCCGGAACAACTGGCGCTGATGCTGAACGTGCAGGCGTACATCGAAGCGGACCTGGGCCTGATGGACGCGGCCCACGTCAGCTTCCGCCGCGCCTACGAGCACGCGGCGGGGGGACAGTCGCTCGCCACCCAGTTGCGTGTCCTGAACAACCACGCGCTGCTGTACCTCGCGGCGGGCGCGCACGACGCGGCCGAGCGCCGCCTGGAACTGGCCCTCGCCATCGCGGACGAGTCCGGCGCCGACTTCCCGCCGGAGTGCCGGGTGGCCCCCCTCACGAACCTCGCGCAGTCCCTCACGGCGCGCGGCGAACATGACCGCGCCCTGCACCTGCTGGACACCCACCGCGCCGAGGAACTGGCGCCCGGGCAGGAGGCCGCCGCGTACCTGCCCATCGTGCGGGCCGAGGCGCACCTGGGCCTGGCCCACCGGGCACGCACCTTGGAGCGGCCCCAGGAAGCGCAGGCCCACCTCGCGGCAGCGCTGGAGGCCCTGGCGTCCACCCAGAGGCTGCCCCGGCCGCAGAACCCGGTGATGCTCGATGCCGACCACGCGGTCATCGAGGGCCGCCTGCTCGACGAGCAGGGCAGGCACGCCGAGGCCGCCGCGCTGCTGGGCCGGGCGCTGGCACGGGCGGCGGGGCGCTACGCGCACGGCGAGGCCCGCCTGAGCCTGGCCCGCGGGCAGGCGCTGCTGCGCGCGCGGAACCTGCCCGCCGCCCGCAGCGAGCTGCAAGCCGCCCTCGCGTGGCATGAGCGGCTGGGGCATACGCCCGGTCGCCTCCAGGCCCTCGAAGCCCTCGCCGCGCTCGCGGAGAGCGAGGGCCAGGCGGCGGAAGCCCTGGCGTGGACCAAGCAGCTCGTCGCCACGCTGCGGGGCCAGCTCGCCACCCAGACCCGCCGCGACGCCCCCGAGGACGCCGGGCCTGCCGATACCCAGGCCCTGCGCGCGCAGCTCGAAGCCGCCGAGACGCTGGCCCGCCGCGACCCGCTCACCGGCCTCGCCAACCGCAGGCAACTGGACGATCTGCTGCCCGGCCTGGTGCAGCAGGCCACCCTGCTGCGCCGCCCGCTCAGCGTGCTGTTCGTGGACATCGACCACTTCAAGCACGTCAACGACCGGCACTCGCACGCCGTCGGGGACCGGGTGCTGCGCCGGGTGGCCGCCACCCTGCGCGAGATCGGGGACCCGGAGGCCCTGGCTGCGCGCTACGGGGGCGAGGAGCTGCTGCTGGCGCTGCCGGACGTGCCGCTCGGGGAGGCCGAACGGCTCGCGCAACGCCTGCGCGGTCAGATCGACCGGCTCACCTGGCCCGACCAGCGCCCGGAGCGCGTGACGATCAGCCTGGGCGTGACCCAGGTCCGGGAGGACGACTCCGCCCTGACGCTCCTGGCCCGTGCGGACGCGCTGCTGTATGCCGCCAAGCAGGCGGGGCGCAACCGGGTGGCCGCCGCACCCTGA
- a CDS encoding peroxidase-related enzyme (This protein belongs to a clade of uncharacterized proteins related to peroxidases such as the alkylhydroperoxidase AhpD.): MTQSTSVPASPQPGMNRISYLPVPDETQVPEGVRKLWGKAEANIGFVPNVFRAQAVNGEQFLAWWNYFNLLLNKEGYLTNAERELVAVVVSGVNRCLYCAISHGVALREFLGDAQKADAVAVNWRHANLTERERTLAEYAERLTLHPAEVTAADLQPLREVGLDDHQIMELVQVIGMFNLTNRVSSALGFVPNAEYYRQAR; encoded by the coding sequence ATGACCCAGTCCACCTCTGTCCCGGCCAGCCCGCAGCCCGGCATGAACCGCATCTCTTATCTGCCCGTCCCCGACGAGACGCAGGTGCCCGAGGGTGTCCGCAAGCTGTGGGGCAAGGCCGAGGCCAATATCGGCTTCGTGCCCAACGTGTTCCGCGCGCAGGCGGTGAATGGCGAGCAGTTCCTGGCCTGGTGGAACTACTTCAACCTGCTGCTGAACAAGGAAGGCTACCTGACGAACGCCGAGCGTGAACTCGTCGCGGTCGTGGTGAGCGGCGTCAACCGCTGCCTGTACTGCGCCATCTCGCACGGCGTGGCCCTGCGCGAGTTCCTGGGCGACGCGCAAAAGGCGGACGCGGTGGCGGTGAACTGGCGGCACGCCAACCTGACCGAGCGCGAGCGCACTCTTGCTGAATACGCCGAGAGACTCACCCTGCATCCCGCCGAGGTGACGGCCGCCGACCTCCAGCCGCTTCGCGAGGTGGGCCTGGACGATCACCAGATCATGGAACTCGTGCAGGTGATCGGGATGTTCAACCTGACCAACCGCGTGAGCAGCGCCCTGGGCTTCGTGCCGAACGCGGAGTATTACCGGCAGGCGCGTTGA
- a CDS encoding 3-hydroxyacyl-CoA dehydrogenase family protein, translating to MKFGVIGAGQMGGGIAQVAAQSGFDVVVHDVKDEFLSRGRATIEKSLAKLHEKGRLTETPAEVLGRIKFTTDLQDFADCDLVVEAIVENEAIKAQLFRQLGEIVKPEGILASNTSSIPITSLATASGRPEKFIGMHFMNPVPLMQLVEVIRGYSTSDETAQKVTEAARAMGKTPVECNDYPGFVSNRILMPMLNEAIQCVMEGVAEPEAIDQIMKLGMNHPMGPLTLADFIGLDTCLAIMEVLHQGLGDDKYRPSPLLRKMVQAGLLGRKSGRGFYSY from the coding sequence ATGAAATTCGGAGTCATCGGAGCAGGACAGATGGGCGGCGGCATCGCGCAGGTGGCTGCACAGAGCGGGTTTGACGTGGTCGTGCATGACGTGAAGGACGAGTTTCTTTCACGTGGGCGGGCGACCATTGAAAAGAGCCTCGCCAAGCTGCACGAGAAGGGCAGGCTGACGGAAACGCCCGCCGAGGTGCTGGGCCGCATCAAGTTTACGACGGACCTTCAGGACTTCGCGGACTGTGACCTCGTGGTCGAGGCCATCGTGGAGAACGAGGCCATCAAGGCGCAGCTTTTCCGCCAACTGGGCGAGATCGTCAAGCCGGAGGGGATTCTGGCGAGCAACACCTCCTCCATCCCGATCACCAGCCTCGCCACGGCGAGCGGACGCCCGGAAAAGTTTATCGGGATGCACTTCATGAACCCGGTGCCGCTGATGCAACTGGTGGAGGTCATTCGCGGCTACTCCACCAGCGACGAGACGGCGCAGAAGGTGACGGAGGCGGCCCGCGCAATGGGCAAGACGCCCGTGGAGTGCAACGACTACCCCGGCTTCGTCAGCAACCGCATCCTGATGCCGATGCTGAACGAGGCCATCCAGTGCGTGATGGAGGGCGTGGCCGAGCCGGAAGCCATTGACCAGATCATGAAGCTGGGCATGAATCACCCGATGGGACCGCTGACGCTGGCGGACTTCATCGGGCTGGACACCTGTCTCGCCATCATGGAAGTGCTGCATCAGGGCCTGGGCGACGACAAGTACCGCCCCTCTCCCCTGCTGCGGAAGATGGTGCAGGCGGGGCTGCTGGGGCGCAAGAGCGGGCGGGGGTTTTACAGCTACTGA
- a CDS encoding YciI family protein produces the protein MTPNPSQHSSAPTLWVITSRYLKPQEELAEVTPRHRAWLDQHYRSGLFLVSGRMLSGQGGVLLAHAESQEQLEEVFKDDPFVLEGCSEYTYTPFTPVKRGRALMLAGVPLVE, from the coding sequence ATGACGCCCAATCCCAGCCAACACAGCAGCGCGCCGACCCTGTGGGTCATCACCAGCCGTTACCTGAAGCCGCAAGAAGAACTGGCCGAGGTTACACCACGCCACCGCGCTTGGCTCGACCAGCACTACCGTTCGGGCCTCTTCCTCGTGTCGGGCCGGATGCTCAGCGGGCAGGGGGGCGTGCTGCTCGCTCATGCGGAGAGTCAGGAACAGTTGGAAGAGGTCTTCAAGGACGACCCCTTCGTGCTGGAGGGCTGCTCGGAGTACACGTATACGCCCTTCACGCCGGTCAAGCGGGGGCGGGCGCTGATGCTGGCAGGTGTGCCGCTGGTGGAGTGA
- a CDS encoding thiolase family protein, with protein MNKAVIVSASRTPTGKFLGALSDVTAVELGATTLRETLKRAGIPADLVEDVIMGQVVQAGSGQNPARQAALKAGLLPEVGAVTINKVCGSGLKAVILAAQSIRAGDQTAVLAGGMESMSNAPYLLPGARKGYRLGNAQVLDANTHDGLWCSINDEGMGLTGERVAEKYGIGREAQDAYATQSHQRAIAAQQGGRFSDEIAPVTVKGRKGETVVDTDEGPRADTSPETLSRLKPAFKTDGTVTAGNAPGLNDGASALLIMSEEAAQAHGLTPMAEITSYATGGLAPEWVMMTPVPATQKLLKNSGMSVDDVDLWELNEAFSVQSLAVQRELGLDPERVNVNGGAVALGHPIGASGARILVTLLYALRQQDKETGVATLCMGGGNGLALSVKRLS; from the coding sequence ATGAACAAAGCCGTGATTGTCTCGGCCTCACGCACGCCGACCGGGAAGTTCCTGGGGGCGCTGTCGGACGTGACTGCCGTCGAACTGGGCGCCACCACCCTGCGCGAGACGCTGAAACGGGCCGGGATTCCCGCCGACCTCGTGGAGGACGTCATCATGGGGCAGGTCGTGCAGGCGGGGAGCGGGCAGAACCCGGCGCGGCAGGCGGCGTTGAAGGCAGGATTGCTCCCCGAAGTGGGCGCCGTGACCATCAACAAGGTCTGCGGCTCGGGCCTCAAGGCGGTGATCCTGGCCGCGCAGAGCATCCGGGCGGGTGACCAGACCGCGGTGCTGGCGGGCGGCATGGAGAGCATGAGCAACGCGCCGTACCTCCTCCCCGGCGCGCGCAAGGGCTACCGCCTGGGCAACGCGCAGGTGTTGGACGCCAACACGCACGACGGCCTGTGGTGCTCCATCAACGATGAGGGTATGGGCCTGACCGGCGAGCGCGTGGCCGAGAAGTACGGCATCGGACGCGAGGCGCAGGACGCCTACGCGACGCAGAGCCACCAGCGCGCGATTGCCGCGCAGCAGGGCGGGCGTTTCAGCGACGAGATCGCGCCTGTCACCGTGAAGGGCCGCAAGGGTGAGACGGTCGTGGACACCGACGAGGGACCGCGCGCCGACACCAGCCCGGAGACGTTGAGCAGGCTCAAGCCCGCCTTCAAGACGGACGGCACGGTCACGGCAGGCAACGCGCCCGGCCTGAACGACGGCGCCTCCGCCCTCCTGATCATGTCGGAGGAAGCGGCGCAGGCGCACGGCCTGACGCCGATGGCCGAGATTACCTCCTACGCCACGGGCGGCCTCGCCCCCGAGTGGGTGATGATGACGCCCGTCCCCGCCACGCAGAAGCTGCTGAAGAACAGCGGTATGAGCGTGGACGACGTGGACCTCTGGGAACTGAACGAGGCGTTCAGCGTGCAGAGCCTCGCCGTGCAGCGCGAGCTGGGGCTGGACCCCGAGCGGGTGAACGTGAACGGCGGCGCGGTCGCGCTGGGGCACCCCATCGGCGCTTCGGGCGCGCGCATCCTGGTCACGCTGCTGTATGCGCTGCGGCAGCAGGACAAGGAAACGGGCGTGGCGACCCTGTGCATGGGCGGCGGCAACGGCCTCGCCCTCAGCGTCAAGCGGCTAAGCTGA
- a CDS encoding nucleoside triphosphate pyrophosphohydrolase yields MPKLVRDRIPELFPAYTYRVLDKAEYRPALLAKLEEEVQEYLTDRTPEELADVLEVLHALAALHGLTPDGLEALRARKAAERGGLAGRVWLEEHVTHKEPNAR; encoded by the coding sequence ATGCCCAAACTCGTCCGTGACCGCATTCCCGAACTGTTCCCCGCGTATACCTACCGTGTGCTGGACAAAGCGGAATACAGGCCCGCCCTGCTTGCCAAGCTGGAAGAGGAGGTGCAGGAATACCTGACGGACCGCACCCCGGAGGAACTCGCGGATGTACTGGAAGTGCTGCACGCGCTGGCGGCGCTCCACGGCTTGACGCCGGACGGACTGGAGGCGTTGCGGGCGCGCAAGGCGGCGGAGCGGGGTGGCCTCGCGGGCCGGGTCTGGCTGGAGGAACACGTCACCCACAAGGAACCTAACGCCCGTTAG